A section of the Arcobacter roscoffensis genome encodes:
- a CDS encoding transposase produces the protein MPRRPRIELAGYHHVYNRAVERKYILQNYKDKDKFLEIVNETAHKYKLVVHSYCIMDNHYHLLVENKLENLSLAMRQINSKYASYYNKKYKRVGHLWQDGFKSWYVLDEDYLYILFKYIESNPVKVNMTKRIGQYPYSSSFTMLNNNLLSCCKKSFVLENFSVKELAMYLSIPISEREVKSIEKLHKEKFKIEDNLVQKEKIKTLNEYFKNVNTKDERDKFIIEAFNDGYKQSEISKYLGLSSSTISKIIKSGNS, from the coding sequence ATGCCAAGAAGACCAAGAATAGAATTAGCAGGTTATCACCACGTATATAATAGAGCAGTTGAAAGAAAATATATTTTACAAAACTACAAAGATAAAGACAAGTTTTTAGAGATTGTAAATGAAACAGCGCACAAATATAAGTTGGTTGTTCATTCTTATTGTATTATGGATAATCATTACCATCTTTTAGTAGAGAATAAGTTAGAAAACTTATCATTGGCTATGAGACAGATAAATTCAAAGTATGCAAGTTATTACAATAAAAAATACAAAAGAGTAGGTCATCTTTGGCAAGATGGGTTTAAATCTTGGTATGTCTTAGATGAAGACTATTTATATATTCTTTTTAAATATATAGAATCAAATCCTGTAAAAGTAAATATGACAAAAAGAATAGGTCAATACCCTTATTCATCTTCTTTTACAATGTTAAATAACAATCTTCTTTCTTGTTGTAAAAAATCTTTTGTATTAGAAAACTTTAGTGTAAAAGAACTAGCTATGTATTTAAGTATTCCGATTTCAGAAAGAGAAGTTAAATCAATAGAAAAATTACATAAAGAAAAGTTCAAAATTGAAGACAATTTAGTACAAAAAGAGAAAATAAAAACATTAAATGAATACTTCAAAAATGTAAATACTAAAGATGAAAGAGATAAGTTTATAATAGAAGCATTTAACGATGGATATAAACAAAGCGAAATATCAAAATATTTAGGGCTTTCTAGTTCTACAATATCAAAAATTATAAAAAGTGGAAATTCATGA
- a CDS encoding sensor domain-containing diguanylate cyclase, which yields MKIIIVFLLVISTLYSNIIIDNDIRKKDNFTLEMFYDDSKKLTIETLQNKTFKKIPSQFTFGHKRGNFWFKFTIENHSTSKDFILNFSEPYYEEMSLYKKVNNYWVEEKNGLIKPLKQRDVLNHNPSFELKIKPNQIKTFYVKSNSKLTTSGEFEIYKKKYFNSIHGYYHDNLYMFYFGILFIITIINLFIYFRLKENIYLYYSGYTFFYLLWVSAYSGLILYTPLEEYYYNFLMVTPMFIMFLILFSSEFLNVEKYLPKIYKPLNIFGYIFGVLALLIAFSFEPWFEIMNKLASVLFLVLFSVAIYILRKKNNTNTKYYLFAMSIYMITISLMSAMVNGWIENNDINRYSFLYGSIFEILFFTMFLVNRFYVFQNEKLTIQKELLELKDKNEIILEAKVQDRTNSLTIANEELNHLMQEKELLLKDLKLLAITDSMTKLYNRRYFTEVSENIVSLSRRKKELLSIIMIDIDKFKNINDTYGHQFGDDVIILLSNILIKSQRKSDIVCRYGGEEFAILLPDTSLNSAVAVAEKIRLLVESSSITLLSKKDFHFTISSGVSQVNLESENSVETALKRADNALYQAKNSGRNKVCI from the coding sequence TTGAAAATTATAATAGTTTTTTTATTAGTAATAAGCACTTTATATTCAAATATAATTATAGACAATGATATTCGTAAAAAAGACAATTTCACTCTAGAAATGTTTTACGATGATTCTAAAAAACTTACAATTGAAACCCTTCAAAATAAAACATTTAAAAAAATACCGAGTCAATTTACTTTTGGACATAAAAGAGGTAATTTTTGGTTCAAATTTACAATTGAGAATCATAGCACTAGTAAAGATTTTATTTTAAATTTCAGCGAACCATATTATGAAGAAATGAGTCTTTACAAAAAGGTAAATAACTATTGGGTAGAAGAGAAAAATGGTTTAATAAAACCTTTAAAGCAACGAGATGTTTTAAACCACAATCCAAGTTTTGAGCTAAAAATAAAACCAAATCAAATCAAAACTTTTTATGTAAAATCAAACTCTAAATTGACTACATCAGGAGAATTTGAAATATATAAAAAAAAGTATTTCAATTCTATACATGGTTATTATCATGATAATTTATATATGTTTTACTTTGGGATACTCTTTATTATTACAATAATAAACTTATTTATTTATTTTAGATTAAAAGAGAATATTTATCTTTATTACAGTGGATACACGTTTTTTTATCTTCTATGGGTTAGTGCTTATAGTGGGTTGATTTTATATACTCCGTTAGAAGAGTACTACTATAATTTTCTTATGGTTACACCTATGTTTATTATGTTCTTGATTCTTTTTTCATCTGAATTTTTAAATGTAGAAAAATATTTACCAAAAATCTATAAACCTTTAAATATCTTTGGATATATTTTTGGGGTGTTAGCACTTCTAATAGCTTTTAGTTTTGAACCTTGGTTTGAAATCATGAATAAATTAGCTTCTGTATTATTTTTAGTTTTATTCTCGGTAGCTATTTATATTCTAAGAAAAAAGAATAATACAAACACAAAATATTATCTTTTTGCTATGAGTATTTACATGATAACAATTTCATTAATGTCTGCAATGGTAAATGGCTGGATTGAAAATAATGACATCAATAGATACTCTTTCTTATATGGATCAATTTTTGAAATATTGTTTTTTACAATGTTTCTTGTAAATCGATTTTATGTATTTCAAAATGAAAAACTTACTATACAAAAAGAACTGTTAGAGTTGAAAGATAAAAATGAGATTATTTTAGAGGCAAAAGTACAAGACAGAACAAATAGCTTAACAATTGCAAATGAGGAGCTGAACCATTTAATGCAAGAAAAAGAATTGTTACTCAAAGACTTAAAACTACTTGCAATTACTGATTCAATGACAAAGTTATATAACAGAAGATATTTTACTGAAGTATCAGAAAATATTGTATCTTTATCTAGAAGAAAAAAAGAACTATTATCAATAATTATGATTGATATTGATAAGTTTAAAAATATTAATGATACATACGGACACCAATTTGGTGATGATGTGATAATATTATTATCAAATATACTTATTAAGAGTCAAAGAAAGAGTGATATTGTTTGTAGATATGGGGGAGAAGAATTTGCAATATTACTTCCTGATACCTCACTTAATTCAGCGGTAGCTGTAGCAGAAAAAATACGCCTACTTGTAGAATCATCAAGTATTACTCTTTTATCAAAAAAAGATTTTCATTTTACTATAAGTTCAGGTGTATCTCAAGTAAACCTAGAAAGTGAAAATAGTGTTGAAACTGCTTTAAAACGAGCTGACAATGCACTCTATCAAGCTAAAAATAGTGGTCGTAACAAAGTTTGTATATGA
- the acnA gene encoding aconitate hydratase AcnA, whose product MNKFISSFEFNGNTFFYYDLKKIIDSDLSLRRLPASLKLLLEANIRNEQEENLNYILDAFIKRNSFRRISFYPNRAIMDDYYGVPVLVDLSSLNEDRQNLENKDFVKPKIPLDLVVKDSVDDNQDKSMQRNKQRHHFIKWCENRYENLTVVPPGFGIYHQVNLEHLVTMLDVKASEEKIFLCPESVVGTDFNATMTNSLGILAWKLNTLETQGVILEPKVKMHIPKVIGVEVVGSLAQGVSILDATLNLSTLLEKDDLSDTIIEFFGPGIKNISVEDRAYLSQIVVECGAACGYFCIDNNTIDFIEKTRGVDATLIKTYFQKQGLFNNSIDIWDFDYDKKFIFELSKIKPLVSGPKSEEQRVTVEHVPSKLQSFKIGNFVKDNDIVLANIVSCTLTSNPTLLIQAGLLAKKACMLNLTINKNIKRSLTLGSLVIKNYLEELDLLKYFEQLGFKIVDINSLDLASDTHELRESVVLDIQKFNLNVSSVNSGVDLESLSRDQVRSNWLMSPALVVAYCLKGNMNFSVTKEPINTDIFLSDLWPSISEVNDYLSKISSQMYENVYKDVFKGDEYWQGIECKESETYPWNDESSYIQKSDYHIIDKENLEIKDAKIVALLGDNMESELISPSGNIPPYSPAAFYLLDKGLRPDEFNTFSKRRSNSELLKRGAFSNISVKNKMVLPKEGGYTKDFDSYEVLPIYEFCHRMKEQNHDLVLIAGQNYGLGESTDWAAKATKLLGVNCVIAKSFDEEHRADLVKMGILPLCFIEDDIESLKLKGHETISIDCENITSNSKIEIKIKRFDELEIIEVQVKLLNDLELEYFKNKGVINYLLSEVVTGE is encoded by the coding sequence TTGAATAAGTTTATAAGTAGTTTTGAGTTTAATGGCAATACTTTTTTTTATTATGACTTAAAAAAGATAATTGACTCTGATTTATCTTTAAGAAGACTGCCTGCTAGTTTGAAACTGCTTTTAGAAGCTAATATCAGAAATGAACAAGAAGAGAACTTAAACTATATTCTTGATGCTTTTATAAAAAGAAATAGTTTTAGAAGAATTAGCTTTTATCCAAATAGAGCAATAATGGATGATTATTATGGAGTTCCTGTTTTAGTTGATTTAAGTTCACTAAATGAAGATAGGCAAAATTTAGAAAATAAAGATTTTGTAAAACCAAAAATTCCTTTAGACTTAGTTGTAAAAGATAGTGTAGATGATAATCAAGATAAATCTATGCAAAGAAACAAACAAAGACATCACTTTATAAAATGGTGTGAAAATAGATATGAAAACTTAACAGTAGTTCCCCCTGGCTTTGGTATTTATCATCAAGTAAATTTAGAACACTTAGTAACTATGCTTGATGTAAAAGCTTCAGAAGAGAAAATATTTTTATGCCCTGAAAGTGTTGTTGGAACTGATTTTAATGCTACGATGACAAACTCTTTAGGTATTTTAGCTTGGAAGTTAAATACTTTGGAAACTCAAGGTGTTATTTTAGAGCCAAAAGTAAAAATGCACATTCCAAAAGTAATAGGAGTTGAGGTTGTTGGTTCACTAGCCCAAGGGGTTAGTATCTTAGATGCAACACTAAATCTATCAACTCTTTTAGAAAAAGATGATTTAAGTGATACCATAATAGAGTTTTTTGGACCTGGAATAAAAAATATTTCAGTTGAAGATAGGGCATATTTATCACAAATAGTTGTTGAGTGTGGAGCTGCTTGTGGATACTTTTGTATTGATAATAATACAATTGATTTTATTGAGAAAACAAGAGGTGTTGACGCTACTTTAATAAAAACTTATTTTCAAAAGCAAGGTTTATTTAATAACTCTATAGATATTTGGGACTTTGATTATGATAAAAAGTTTATATTTGAACTTTCAAAAATAAAACCCTTAGTTTCTGGACCTAAAAGTGAAGAGCAAAGAGTAACAGTTGAGCATGTACCCTCAAAACTTCAATCTTTTAAAATAGGAAACTTTGTAAAAGACAATGATATAGTTTTAGCAAATATTGTTTCATGTACTTTAACTTCAAATCCTACTTTACTAATTCAAGCAGGCTTGCTTGCAAAAAAAGCTTGTATGCTAAATCTTACAATAAATAAAAACATCAAAAGAAGTTTAACTTTAGGCTCACTTGTAATAAAGAACTATTTAGAAGAGTTGGATTTATTGAAGTATTTTGAGCAATTAGGTTTTAAAATAGTTGATATAAATAGTTTAGATTTAGCAAGTGACACCCACGAGCTAAGAGAAAGTGTTGTTTTAGATATCCAAAAGTTTAACCTAAATGTATCATCTGTAAATTCAGGAGTTGATTTAGAAAGCTTATCAAGGGATCAAGTAAGATCAAATTGGTTAATGTCTCCTGCTTTAGTTGTGGCTTATTGTTTAAAAGGAAATATGAATTTTTCAGTTACAAAAGAGCCTATTAATACAGATATATTTTTAAGTGATTTATGGCCTAGTATCTCAGAAGTAAATGACTACTTATCAAAAATAAGTAGCCAAATGTATGAAAATGTTTATAAGGATGTATTTAAAGGTGATGAGTATTGGCAAGGTATTGAGTGTAAAGAAAGTGAAACTTACCCTTGGAATGATGAGTCTAGTTATATTCAAAAATCTGATTATCATATAATAGATAAAGAAAACTTAGAAATAAAAGATGCAAAAATAGTGGCTTTATTGGGTGATAATATGGAAAGTGAACTTATCTCACCTAGTGGAAATATCCCACCATACTCTCCTGCTGCGTTTTATTTACTTGATAAGGGTTTACGACCTGATGAATTTAATACTTTTTCTAAACGAAGATCAAATAGTGAGTTGTTAAAAAGAGGGGCATTTTCAAATATAAGTGTAAAAAATAAGATGGTGTTACCAAAAGAGGGTGGATATACAAAAGACTTTGACTCTTATGAAGTTTTACCAATATATGAGTTTTGCCATAGAATGAAAGAGCAAAACCATGATTTAGTTTTAATAGCAGGGCAAAACTATGGACTAGGAGAGTCTACAGATTGGGCTGCTAAAGCTACAAAGCTTTTAGGAGTAAACTGTGTGATTGCAAAATCTTTTGATGAAGAACATAGAGCAGACTTAGTAAAAATGGGAATTCTTCCTTTATGTTTTATAGAGGATGATATTGAAAGTTTAAAACTAAAAGGTCATGAAACTATTTCAATAGATTGTGAAAATATAACTTCAAATAGCAAAATAGAAATAAAAATAAAAAGATTTGATGAGCTTGAAATCATAGAAGTTCAAGTAAAACTTCTAAATGATTTAGAGTTAGAGTATTTTAAAAATAAAGGGGTTATAAATTATTTGTTGAGTGAAGTAGTGACAGGGGAGTGA
- the uvrA gene encoding excinuclease ABC subunit UvrA: MQDTIKIFNAKENNLKNIDLEIPKNKLIVFTGLSGSGKSTLAFDTLYAEGQRRYIESLSAYARQFLDKVGKPDVERIEGLTPAIAIDQKTTSKNPRSTVGTITEVYDYFRLLYARVGKQHCHQCGEPISEMSASDIIEQVLKLPDNSKVVLLAPLINRKKGTFADLLESLRGKGYVRAMIDGVMARLDEDIELEKNKMHTIKVVIDRVVVKEENKERIAQDVEKGLKESYGELEIEVLNHEDVGVEKHIHYSEHMACFSCKISFEPLEPLSFSFNSPKGACTSCDGLGIRYALDMKKVVNEDLPLEDGAIRIIYGFNKGFYFKMLIAYCEAAKIDTTIPFRDLPQHQQKAVLHGGVEEAKFTWKRHNLTRKWEGIVKLAYDMIKDEKDMAEYMTEKVCDSCNGNRLKPSSQSVIVADKTIGDVINKPIEEAHAFFQDEKNFEYFNPQEKMIAAPILKEIKERIFFLHDVGLGYITLGRDARTISGGEAQRIRVASQIGSGLTGVMYVLDEPSIGLHERDTNKLIKTLKALQEKGNTVIVVEHDKETIEASDFIVDIGPNAGKYGGEVVFAGTLKQMQKAKTLTAQYMTGKKKIDYVHNRPQEEFIKIKNVTINNIKDLDVQIPLKNLCAITGVSGSGKSSLILQTLLPVAKELLNHAKKVKKVDGVEIEGLESLDKVIYLDQSPIGRTPRSNPATYTGLMDEIRTLFSKTKEAQLRGYKIGRFSFNVKGGRCEKCQGEGEIKIEMHFLPDIMVKCDDCGGQRYNPQTLEILYKGKNISDVLNMSVSEALEFFVKVPKIHAKLKTLTDVGLGYITLGQNAVTLSGGEAQRIKLSKELSKKDTGNTLYVLDEPTTGLHFADVDRLTKVLHHLVDLGNSVLVIEHNLDVVKNSDWVIDIGPEGGNKGGSLVDEGTPEQLASRHKKTGSYTGYYLEKELEEMKR, encoded by the coding sequence ATGCAAGATACTATTAAGATTTTTAACGCAAAAGAAAACAATTTAAAAAATATAGATTTAGAGATACCAAAAAATAAGCTTATTGTATTTACAGGACTTTCAGGGTCTGGTAAATCTACACTAGCTTTTGATACATTATACGCAGAAGGTCAAAGACGATATATAGAGTCACTATCAGCATATGCAAGACAGTTCTTAGACAAGGTTGGGAAACCCGATGTTGAAAGAATTGAGGGATTAACTCCTGCAATTGCTATTGATCAAAAGACAACATCAAAAAACCCAAGATCAACAGTCGGAACGATTACAGAAGTTTATGATTACTTTAGACTTTTATATGCAAGAGTTGGGAAACAACACTGTCACCAGTGTGGAGAGCCTATTTCAGAGATGAGTGCTTCTGATATTATTGAGCAAGTTTTAAAACTACCTGATAATTCAAAAGTAGTTTTATTAGCTCCTTTGATTAATAGAAAAAAAGGTACATTTGCTGATTTACTAGAAAGTCTTAGAGGAAAAGGTTATGTAAGAGCCATGATTGATGGCGTTATGGCTAGACTTGATGAAGATATAGAACTAGAAAAAAATAAAATGCACACTATTAAAGTAGTAATTGATAGAGTTGTAGTAAAAGAAGAAAATAAAGAAAGAATTGCCCAAGATGTAGAAAAAGGTCTAAAAGAGTCTTATGGAGAACTTGAAATTGAAGTTTTAAATCATGAAGATGTTGGAGTAGAGAAACATATACATTATAGTGAACACATGGCATGTTTTTCTTGTAAAATCTCTTTTGAACCACTAGAGCCTTTATCATTCTCATTTAACTCACCAAAAGGAGCTTGTACTTCTTGTGATGGTTTAGGAATAAGATATGCTTTAGATATGAAAAAAGTTGTAAATGAAGATTTACCTTTAGAAGATGGAGCTATTAGAATTATCTATGGCTTTAATAAAGGTTTTTATTTCAAAATGCTTATAGCTTATTGTGAAGCTGCAAAGATTGACACTACTATTCCTTTTAGAGACTTACCACAACATCAACAAAAAGCTGTTTTACATGGTGGAGTTGAAGAAGCTAAATTTACTTGGAAAAGACACAATCTTACTAGAAAATGGGAAGGTATAGTAAAATTAGCCTATGACATGATAAAAGATGAAAAAGATATGGCTGAATATATGACTGAAAAAGTTTGTGACTCATGTAATGGAAATAGACTAAAGCCCTCTTCTCAAAGTGTTATTGTTGCAGATAAAACAATAGGTGATGTTATAAATAAACCTATTGAAGAAGCCCATGCCTTTTTCCAAGATGAAAAAAACTTTGAATACTTCAATCCTCAAGAAAAAATGATTGCAGCACCGATTTTAAAAGAGATAAAAGAGAGAATTTTCTTCTTACATGATGTAGGACTTGGATATATTACTTTAGGAAGAGATGCAAGGACTATTTCAGGTGGCGAAGCCCAAAGAATTAGAGTTGCTTCTCAGATTGGTTCTGGTCTTACAGGTGTTATGTATGTGCTTGATGAACCTTCAATTGGTTTACACGAAAGAGATACAAATAAACTTATTAAAACACTAAAAGCCTTACAAGAAAAAGGTAATACTGTAATAGTAGTTGAGCATGACAAAGAGACTATTGAAGCTTCTGATTTTATAGTTGATATTGGTCCAAATGCTGGTAAATATGGTGGAGAGGTTGTATTTGCTGGTACTTTAAAACAAATGCAAAAAGCCAAAACTTTAACAGCCCAATATATGACTGGAAAGAAAAAGATAGATTATGTTCATAATAGACCACAAGAAGAGTTTATTAAAATCAAAAATGTAACTATTAATAATATTAAAGATTTAGATGTTCAAATTCCACTTAAAAATCTTTGTGCTATTACAGGGGTTTCGGGAAGTGGTAAATCATCTCTTATATTACAAACACTTTTACCAGTTGCAAAAGAGCTTTTAAATCATGCTAAAAAAGTTAAAAAAGTTGATGGTGTAGAAATTGAAGGTTTAGAAAGTCTTGATAAAGTAATCTACCTTGACCAAAGTCCTATTGGAAGAACTCCAAGAAGTAATCCAGCAACTTATACAGGTCTTATGGATGAAATAAGAACACTATTTTCTAAAACAAAAGAAGCACAACTTAGAGGTTATAAAATAGGAAGATTCTCATTTAATGTTAAAGGCGGAAGATGTGAGAAGTGTCAAGGTGAAGGTGAAATAAAAATCGAAATGCACTTCTTACCAGATATTATGGTTAAGTGTGATGATTGTGGTGGTCAAAGATATAACCCTCAAACTTTAGAGATTTTATATAAAGGTAAAAATATATCTGATGTTTTAAATATGAGTGTTAGTGAAGCCTTAGAATTCTTTGTAAAAGTACCTAAAATTCATGCTAAACTAAAAACATTAACAGATGTAGGTCTTGGATATATTACTTTAGGTCAAAATGCAGTAACACTATCAGGTGGTGAGGCTCAAAGAATTAAACTATCAAAAGAGTTAAGTAAAAAAGATACAGGAAATACATTATATGTATTAGATGAACCAACTACTGGTCTTCACTTTGCTGATGTTGATAGACTTACAAAAGTTTTACACCATTTAGTTGATTTAGGAAACTCTGTATTAGTTATTGAGCATAATTTAGATGTTGTTAAAAACTCTGACTGGGTTATTGATATAGGACCTGAGGGTGGTAATAAAGGTGGTTCACTTGTGGATGAGGGAACACCTGAACAATTAGCTTCAAGACATAAAAAAACTGGCTCTTATACAGGATACTATTTAGAAAAAGAACTTGAAGAAATGAAAAGATAA
- a CDS encoding DUF309 domain-containing protein — protein MKIDYSVFNQKTAIDRFIFAVEEGYYREAHELLEDDWNEYKRLGLKKKALALKGLINGATALALFHIKKRPHAYAKVWPVFIKYMPLLEEVELENKDKFYYARDLLIKLNKKIENKSQAILA, from the coding sequence ATGAAAATAGATTATTCAGTATTTAATCAAAAAACAGCAATAGATAGATTTATCTTTGCTGTTGAAGAGGGTTATTATAGAGAAGCCCATGAACTTCTTGAAGATGATTGGAATGAATATAAAAGATTAGGTTTAAAGAAAAAAGCTTTAGCACTTAAAGGTTTAATAAATGGTGCAACAGCACTTGCTTTGTTTCATATCAAAAAAAGACCCCATGCTTATGCAAAAGTATGGCCTGTTTTTATAAAATACATGCCTTTATTAGAAGAAGTTGAGTTGGAAAATAAAGATAAGTTTTATTATGCAAGAGATTTATTAATAAAACTTAATAAAAAAATAGAAAATAAAAGCCAAGCTATTTTAGCTTGA
- a CDS encoding CNNM domain-containing protein gives MEILVLLFLVVVGTSFLCSILESILLSTNVSYISVLENKNPSAGKLLKKLKTDIDSSIASILILNTIANTLGATAIGVQAQNVFGGDKTLVMVTSIVLTFLILFFAEIIPKTIGAVYWKQLAPLAGRIINMFIFVTYPIIKITQFVTKKIGSDNSDSISREELIHSTLLSEEEGVIGDLESDIIENTLTLNNMKIKEILTPRSVVYAVDKETSIKDIIEDKRTFKFSRVPVYDESIDNIVGLVLTKKLFKQAIIDQDVSIESIMKPVISLNENIPVSKALNMFIQKKEHMFIVADSYDQTEGIVTLEDCIETLLGLEIMDESDTTADMRRLALNKMKAKRKEKEREKNEF, from the coding sequence ATGGAAATATTAGTCTTACTATTCTTAGTAGTTGTTGGAACATCTTTCTTATGTTCTATTTTAGAATCAATCCTACTTTCAACTAATGTATCATACATTTCTGTTCTTGAAAACAAGAATCCAAGTGCAGGAAAGCTTCTTAAAAAACTTAAAACAGATATTGACAGTTCTATTGCTTCAATTTTGATTTTAAATACTATTGCAAATACTTTAGGTGCAACTGCAATTGGTGTTCAAGCTCAAAATGTATTTGGTGGTGATAAAACACTAGTAATGGTAACTTCAATTGTTTTAACATTCTTGATTCTGTTTTTTGCTGAAATAATTCCCAAAACAATAGGTGCAGTTTATTGGAAGCAACTAGCTCCTCTTGCAGGAAGAATTATAAATATGTTTATTTTCGTAACATACCCTATTATTAAAATTACACAGTTTGTAACTAAAAAAATAGGTTCAGATAACAGTGACTCAATATCAAGAGAAGAGCTTATACACTCCACTTTACTGAGTGAAGAGGAAGGTGTTATTGGTGATTTAGAATCAGATATTATTGAAAATACTTTAACTTTAAACAATATGAAGATTAAAGAGATTTTAACACCTAGGTCTGTAGTATATGCAGTGGATAAAGAAACTTCAATAAAAGATATTATTGAAGATAAGAGAACTTTTAAGTTCTCAAGAGTTCCTGTATATGATGAAAGCATTGATAATATTGTGGGTTTAGTTCTAACTAAAAAACTATTCAAACAAGCTATCATAGATCAGGATGTTAGTATTGAATCAATAATGAAACCTGTAATTTCATTAAATGAGAACATTCCTGTTTCAAAAGCATTAAATATGTTTATCCAAAAAAAGGAACATATGTTTATTGTTGCTGATTCTTATGATCAAACTGAAGGTATTGTTACATTAGAAGATTGTATCGAGACACTTCTAGGATTAGAAATAATGGATGAGTCTGATACTACAGCTGATATGAGAAGACTTGCTTTAAATAAAATGAAAGCAAAGAGAAAAGAGAAGGAGAGAGAAAAAAATGAGTTCTAA
- a CDS encoding carbonic anhydrase yields the protein MSSKSTIISIFVVFVVALMLAEGEPKPLAPWSYSEDEGPAKWSELDERYAMCENGLNQSPINITNTIDANLVPLKFEGNSKGTVFENTGHGVKVAVSGGNKLTIDGEEYSLRQMHFHTPSENTIDGKSFPMEAHLVHSKGSSLAVVAVMFEVGEDNLVLNKLLRNLPETEGDKNDLKSDVQGYEILPANQEYFRFNGSLTTPPCTEGVKWLVLKTPVELSQSQLEDFEAVMGENNRPVQDINARTILH from the coding sequence ATGAGTTCTAAAAGCACTATTATTAGTATTTTTGTTGTATTTGTTGTTGCATTGATGTTGGCTGAGGGTGAGCCAAAACCTCTAGCACCATGGTCTTATTCAGAAGATGAGGGTCCTGCAAAATGGTCTGAACTTGATGAAAGATACGCTATGTGTGAAAATGGTTTAAACCAATCACCAATTAACATTACAAATACAATTGATGCTAATTTAGTACCATTAAAATTTGAAGGTAACTCAAAAGGAACTGTATTTGAAAATACAGGACATGGAGTAAAAGTAGCTGTTTCAGGTGGAAATAAATTAACAATTGATGGAGAAGAATATTCATTAAGACAAATGCATTTCCATACACCAAGTGAAAATACAATTGATGGTAAATCATTCCCAATGGAAGCACATTTAGTTCATTCTAAAGGTTCAAGTTTAGCAGTTGTTGCTGTTATGTTTGAAGTTGGTGAAGATAACTTAGTATTAAATAAATTATTAAGAAATTTACCTGAAACTGAAGGTGACAAAAATGACTTAAAATCTGATGTTCAAGGATATGAGATTTTACCAGCAAACCAAGAATACTTTAGATTTAATGGTTCTTTAACAACTCCTCCTTGTACAGAGGGTGTTAAATGGTTAGTTTTAAAAACACCAGTAGAATTATCTCAAAGTCAATTAGAAGATTTCGAAGCTGTAATGGGTGAAAATAATAGACCTGTTCAAGATATTAACGCTAGAACTATTCTACACTAA
- a CDS encoding HugZ family protein, producing the protein MKNEKLIEFLNSFQSLVINSLDENKNPFSSYAPFVKYENRYYVYLSSMAKHSHNLKQNPKASIFFCEDESSCENIFARKRVTMQCDVITLEKNSSKYEDILDSFEEKFDKSMVQTLRGMSDFNLYEFKAFYGEAVFGFGKAYNLGGENFNELVQRENTKGHGHK; encoded by the coding sequence ATGAAAAATGAAAAACTAATAGAATTCCTAAACTCGTTTCAAAGCCTTGTAATAAACTCTTTAGATGAGAACAAAAACCCTTTTTCTTCATATGCCCCATTTGTAAAATATGAGAACAGATATTATGTATATTTATCTAGTATGGCAAAACACTCTCATAATCTAAAACAAAATCCCAAAGCAAGTATTTTCTTTTGTGAAGATGAAAGCTCTTGTGAAAACATATTTGCTAGAAAAAGAGTAACAATGCAGTGTGATGTTATAACTTTAGAGAAAAACAGTTCAAAATATGAAGATATTCTTGACTCATTTGAAGAAAAATTTGATAAAAGTATGGTTCAAACACTAAGAGGAATGAGTGACTTTAATCTTTATGAATTCAAAGCATTTTATGGTGAAGCTGTATTTGGATTTGGAAAAGCCTATAATCTAGGTGGTGAAAACTTTAATGAGCTTGTTCAAAGAGAAAATACAAAAGGACATGGACATAAATAA